GCTGTCCAGCCGTACGATCACGGAACTGCTGCCGTGCGTCGACGCACCCAGTGAGAGCAACTCCGACGCCGCGCTGGAGCGCATGGAGCAGGAGCACGACCGGTTGACCCGGCACATCGCCGACCTCGTCCGTACGCGGGACGCCCTCGACGCGCTGATGACCACTGCCCGAACCCATCGTGAGGCGCTGCGGGTGGCAGCGGTCGACTGATCTGCGGCGCCGGACGCGCCATCGGGCCTCACGCGCCCGCGGCGGGGCCGCCCAGTCGTCGTGGGGCCTCAGCCGCGACCCCTTCCTCGATCCGGCGCACCGCTTCCTGCAGGTCATCCAGGTGACGACGCGCCACTTCCTGTGCGGACATGACCGTCCTGCGCCAGGTCACGTTGACGCACCCCAGCACCTCTCCATGCACACGGATCGGAACGGCGATCGAGTTGCGGCCGTCGAAGTCGTACTCCGGTGCCCGCACGCTGTACCCACGTGACCGAGTGGTCGCCAGCAGACGGCGCAGCCATCCAGCGTCGTGGGCGTACTCGTTCCCGGGGGCGTCGTGCTCGCGGAGGCGGCGCAGGACCGCTTCCCGCTCCCGCTCGGGAGAGAAGGCGATGTAGGCCCGGCCCGAGGCCCCGAGCAGCATGTGCGAGCGGAAGCCGATGGGAGCGACGGGTACGACCTCGTCGAAGTAGGCCTTCGGGCTGTTCGTGTCGATCGTCTCCATGTAATCGAGGCGTGGCACGGTCAGTACGGAGGGCCACATCACGCGTTCGCACAGCTCTTCCAGAACCTGCGACGCCAGTTCGCCGAGCCACTCGGCGTCGTCGTACGGGGCGCGCTGAGGTCTGAGGCTCGCGATGAACGCCCCGTCGGCCAGCCGCTGCCACACCAGGTCCTGCTGGTTGCATGTGTGAAGGATCCGGAGCAGCGTGGCCTTGGGGATGCCGGTTGCCTGGTGCAGATCGTGCAGGCTCGCGGCACGCATCTCCTGAAGGACCCGCAGCACCTGAAGCCCGCGTTCCAAGGAGCTGATCGTTTTCACCTGGTAGTTCCGCATGGGACCTGCTCTCACCTGCGGAGATGCCATATCGATTTCACTGGGTGAAAAGTTAGCAGGCGATGATTGCCTGGGCTATGGCCTGTCGTGGACCGTTCGTCCCGTGACGCAAGGAGGCGACATGGCCGTCAAGGCAGCAGCGAGCTCACCGGTCCCTGATTCGAGGCCCGGCACGGCCGACGAGCCCGTGATGGTGGCGGAAGGCGAGCTGCTGTGGACGCCCGGCCCGCAGCTGCTTGCCGAGGCGAACATGACGGGCTTCCTGGACTGGCTGGTCCGCGAGCGCGGGCTTCGGTTCGACGATTACGACGAGCTGTGGCGCTGGTCCGTCACCGACCTGGAGGGTTTCTGGGGTGCGCTGTGGGACTACTTCGGCATCCGGTCAGTGACGCCGTACTCCGCGGTGCTCGGCAGCCGGGACATGCCGGGTGCGCAGTGGTTTCCCGGGGCCCGGCTGAACTATGCCGAGCACGTCCTGCGCCACGAACGCCCCGGGACCGACGCCTTGCTGTTCTGCTCGGAGGGCGCTGCTCCGGCCGGGTTGCCGTGGGAGGATCTCGCGGGCCAGGTGCGCATCCTGGCGACCCGGCTGCGCTCGCTCGGGGTACGTCCTGGCGACCGCGTCTGCGGCTATCTGCCGAACGTGCCGCAGGCCGCGATCGCGATGCTCGCGACGACGGCCGTGGGCGCGGTCTGGGCGAGTGTCTCCCCGGACTTCGGATCGCGAGGCGTGGTCGACCGGTTCGGCCAGCTGCGTCCGAAGGTCCTGTTCTGCGTCGACGGCTACCGCTACGGCGGGAAGACCTTCGACCGCCGGGAGGAGGCACGCCTCATCGCCGAGGCCCTGCCGGGCCTGGAGCACGTCATCCACCTGCCCGGACCCGGCGACGGGGACACCCGGCCGGTCGTCGACGGTGGCCTGCGGTGGGAGGAGGTTCTCGACCACCCGCCCGTGTCGGCCGAG
This window of the Streptomyces sp. NBC_01275 genome carries:
- a CDS encoding IclR family transcriptional regulator C-terminal domain-containing protein is translated as MERGLQVLRVLQEMRAASLHDLHQATGIPKATLLRILHTCNQQDLVWQRLADGAFIASLRPQRAPYDDAEWLGELASQVLEELCERVMWPSVLTVPRLDYMETIDTNSPKAYFDEVVPVAPIGFRSHMLLGASGRAYIAFSPEREREAVLRRLREHDAPGNEYAHDAGWLRRLLATTRSRGYSVRAPEYDFDGRNSIAVPIRVHGEVLGCVNVTWRRTVMSAQEVARRHLDDLQEAVRRIEEGVAAEAPRRLGGPAAGA
- a CDS encoding MerR family transcriptional regulator, whose product is MRIGELASRSGVSVRSLRYYEEQGLLTSTRSASGQRHYTDIDVERVEFVQRLFAGGLSSRTITELLPCVDAPSESNSDAALERMEQEHDRLTRHIADLVRTRDALDALMTTARTHREALRVAAVD